A section of the Hevea brasiliensis isolate MT/VB/25A 57/8 chromosome 17, ASM3005281v1, whole genome shotgun sequence genome encodes:
- the LOC110639142 gene encoding outer envelope protein 80, chloroplastic produces the protein MPQNESIRFTSSSLKIPSLPLRQLQTQPPPPFPFLSHIFTSQLAKTAISFTNFIDSLITRSRLHIPRPPDSKTRRSNLFANSPLMCLASLSLNRSTDLAPSESHIKSPILCSASLSVSQPAETALPSSEALVTQQKGGGGGGAGAHSASRHDEERVLISEVLVRNKDGEELERKDLEAEALAALKACRANSALTVREVQEDVHRIIDSGYFCSCMPVAVDTRDGIRLVFQVEPNQEFHGLVCEGASVLPTKFLEDAFRGGYGKVVNIRHLDDVITSINGWYMERGLFGLVSGVEILSGGIIRLQVAEAEVNNISIRFLDRKTGEPTKGKTKPETILRQLTTKKGQVYSMLQGKRDVDTVLTMGIMEDVSIIPQPAGDTGKVDLVMNVVERPSGGFSAGGGISSGITSGPLSGLIGSFTYSHRNVFGRNQKLNISLERGQIDSIFRINYTDPWIQGDDKRTSRTIMVQNSRTPGNLVHGNQPGNSSLTIGRVTAGVEFSRPLRPKWSGTAGLIFQHAGARDEKGNPIIKDHYSSPLTASGKTHDDMLLAKFESVYTGSGDHGSSMFVLNVEQGLPLWPEWLFFNRVNARARKGMEIGPALFLLSLSGGHVVGNFSPHEAFAIGGTNSVRGYEEGAVGSGRSYVVGSGEISFPVLGPVEGVLFTDYGTDLGSGPTVPGDPAGARLKPGSGYGYGFGIRVDSPLGPLRLEYAFNDRHAKRFHFGVGHRN, from the exons ATGCCCCAAAACGAGAGTATTCGCTTCACTTCATCTTCGCTCAAAATTCCTTCCCTTCCTCTACGACAGCTGCAAACACAGCCACCACCTCCCTTCCCTTTCCTTTCTCATATCTTCACCTCTCAATTAGCTAAAACAGCAATCTCTTTCACTAATTTCATCGACTCGCTCATAACTCGTTCTAGATTACACATACCTCGCCCCCCCGATTCCAAAACTCGGAGGTCTAACTTGTTTGCCAACTCACCTCTTATGTGTTTAGCTTCATTATCACTCAATCGGTCGACAGATTTAGCTCCTTCCGAGTCACATATAAAGTCGCCGATTCTCTGTTCGGCTTCATTGTCGGTGAGTCAACCTGCTGAAACGGCGTTGCCCAGCTCAGAAGCCTTGGTGACGCAGCAGAAAGGGGGTGGCGGTGGCGGTGCTGGTGCTCACTCAGCTAGTCGACACGATGAGGAGAGAGTTTTGATAAGTGAAGTGTTGGTGAGGAACAAGGACGGCGAGGAGCTCGAGAGGAAGGACCTGGAAGCAGAGGCTTTGGCTGCATTGAAAGCGTGCCGGGCCAATTCGGCTCTCACGGTACGCGAGGTTCAGGAGGATGTACATAGGATTATTGATAGCGGATATTTTTGCTCGTGTATGCCTGTCGCAGTAGATACTCGCGATGGTATAAGATTGGTGTTTCAG GTAGAACCAAACCAGGAGTTCCATGGGCTGGTATGTGAAGGAGCCAGTGTTCTTCCAACAAAGTTTCTGGAGGATGCTTTCCGAGGTGGATATG GAAAAGTGGTAAATATCAGGCATTTGGATGATGTGATAACTTCCATCAATGGCTGGTACATGGAGCGTGGTCTTTTTGGATTG GTTTCAGGAGTTGAGATCCTTTCTGGGGGTATTATAAGGTTGCAAGTTGCAGAAGCTGAGGTGAACAACATTTCCATACGCTTCCTTGACAGGAAAAC TGGCGAGCCAACTAAGGGGAAAACAAAACCTGAAACAATACTTAGACAACTTACAACTAAGAAGGGACAG GTCTACAGTATGCTTCAAGGAAAAAGAGATGTAGATACTGTGTTAACCATGGGGATCATGGAAGATGTTAGCATCATACCCCAACCTGCTGGAG ACACTGGTAAAGTTGATTTGGTAATGAATGTTGTCGAACGTCCGAGTGGAGGTTTCTCTGCTGGTGGAGGAATATCTAGTGG GATTACAAGTGGCCCTCTATCAGGACTCATCGGAAG CTTCACCTATTCTCATAGGAATGTTTTTGGAAGAAATCAGAAACTTAATATTTCCTTGGAGAGAGGCCAAATTGACTCGATATTTCGCATAAACTACACAGACCCATGGATTCAAGGTGATGACAAGCGAACATCTAGAACTATTATGGTTCAG AATTCGAGAACCCCAGGGAATCTTGTCCATGGTAACCAACCTGGTAATAGTAGTCTTACCATTGGCCGTGTAACTGCTGGTGTAGAATTCAGTCGACCACTCAGGCCAAAGTGGAGTGGAACAGCTGGACTTATTTTTCAG CATGCTGGTGCTCGTGATGAAAAAGGAAATCCAATCATTAAGGACCACTATAGCAGCCCTCTTACTGCAAG TGGCAAGACTCATGATGATATGCTGCTAGCTAAATTTGAAAGTGTCTATACTGGTTCTGGTGACCATGGTTCTTCAATG TTTGTATTGAATGTAGAACAAGGACTTCCTCTTTGGCCTGAATGGCTGTTTTTTAACAGAGTAAATGCACGTGCTAGAAAGGGCATGGAAATTGGTCCTGCTCTATTTCTTCTAAG TTTGTCTGGTGGCCATGTGGTGGGTAATTTCTCTCCTCATGAAGCATTTGCCATAGGCGGAACAAACAGTGTGAGAGGATACGAAGAAGGTGCTGTAGGTTCTGGTCGATCTTATGTAGTTGGCTCTGGTGAAATTTCTTTCCCTGTG TTGGGGCCAGTGGAGGGGGTTTTGTTTACTGACTATGGAACTGATCTGGGATCTGGACCCACTGTGCCTG GTGATCCTGCTGGGGCAAGGCTGAAGCCTGGAAGTGGATACGGATATGGCTTTGGCATCCGAGTGGACTCCCCTTTAGGCCCTTTGCGTCTCGAATATGCATTTAATGACAGGCATGCAAAGAGGTTTCACTTTGGTGTTGGTCACCGAAATTAA